In the genome of Kluyveromyces marxianus DMKU3-1042 DNA, complete genome, chromosome 1, one region contains:
- the PDI1 gene encoding protein disulfide isomerase PDI1, whose amino-acid sequence MLFGKTIKLGLATLMAVNAAAQEEATAPEDSAVIKLTSETFEDFIKEHPLVLAEFYAPWCGHCKHLAPEYVKAADELEDKDIPLAQIDCTENQQLCQEQGIPGYPSLKVFRNGNSKPAGEYQGPREAKAIVNYMLKQSEPAVRVIEDEKEFKELVVKNLDNVLVVDGNVPKFNETFYQIADNLRDDYSFIQHGSDGKLRVYLPKETEPIVYDGDKYDAEAVSSWIAVEAFPYFGDVNGETYQAYMAAKIPLAYFFYTTPEEREEYEPHFVALAKKYRGKVNFAGLDASKFGRHAENLNHKQQFPLFAIHDTVKDLKYGLPQLSDEDFAALEKPLKLATKDIEKFVKDFLDEAVDPIVKSEEIPEKQEQYTFKIVGKNHDEIVRDPKKDVLVKYYAPWCGHCKRLAPIYENMAEFVHEAEELKDKVLIANIDATANDVQNVEIPGFPAIYLWPAGEKSEPIPFEGPRTIEAFLTFIKENGTHGVDGVSLYEEYVIALEKKKQEEEAADEADDEDELDQDEL is encoded by the coding sequence aTGCTATTTGGTAAGACCATTAAACTCGGTTTGGCTACCTTGATGGCAGTCAATGCTGCTGCGCAGGAAGAGGCTACAGCTCCAGAAGATTCTGCTGTTATTAAGTTGACATCTGAAACTTTCGAAGATTTCATCAAGGAGCACCCATTAGTTTTGGCTGAATTTTATGCACCATGGTGTGGCCACTGTAAGCACCTAGCTCCAGAGTACGTAAAGGCAGCCGACGAGTTGGAAGACAAAGATATTCCTTTGGCTCAAATTGACTGTACTGAAAACCAACAGCTATGTCAAGAACAAGGGATCCCAGGTTACCCATCTTTGAAGGTATTCAGAAATGGTAACTCAAAGCCTGCTGGAGAATATCAAGGTCCTAGAGAAGCCAAGGCTATTGTCAACTATATGTTGAAGCAATCCGAACCTGCTGTGCGAGTTATCGAAGATGAAAAGGAATTCAAGGAATTGGTTGTTAAGAACTTGGACAATGTTTTGGTTGTTGATGGCAACGTTCCAAAGTTCAACGAAACTTTCTATCAAATTGCTGACAACTTGAGAGATGATTATTCTTTCATCCAACATGGTTCCGATGGTAAATTGCGTGTCTATTTGCCAAAAGAAACTGAACCAATCGTCTATGATGGTGATAAATACGATGCTGAAGCTGTTTCCTCTTGGATTGCTGTCGAAGCATTCCCATACTTCGGTGATGTTAACGGTGAAACTTACCAAGCATACATGGCCGCTAAGATCCCATTGGCATACTTCTTCTACACCACTCCAGAAGAACGTGAAGAGTACGAACCACACTTTGTTGCTCTTGCCAAGAAGTACAGAGGTAAGGTGAACTTTGCCGGTTTGGACGCTTCTAAGTTTGGTAGACATGCTGAAAACTTGAACCATAAGCAACAATTCCCATTGTTTGCTATCCATGATACCGTTAAGGATTTGAAGTACGGTTTGCCACAACTTTCTGATGAAGACTTTGCTGCTTTGGAAAAACCTTTGAAATTGGCCACCAAGGACATTGAGAAGTTCGTTAAAGATTTCTTGGACGAAGCCGTGGACCCAATTGTAAAGAGTGAAGAAATCCCAGAAAAGCAAGAACAATACACCTTTAAGATTGTTGGTAAGAACCACGATGAAATCGTTCGTGACCCAAAGAAGGATGTTCTAGTCAAGTACTATGCTCCATGGTGTGGTCACTGTAAGAGATTGGCTCCAATCTATGAGAACATGGCAGAATTCGTTCACGAAGCTGAAGAGTTGAAGGACAAGGTTTTGATTGCTAACATCGACGCCACTGCCAACGATGTCCAAAACGTCGAAATCCCAGGTTTCCCAGCTATCTACTTGTGGCCAGCTGGTGAAAAGTCGGAGCCAATTCCATTTGAAGGTCCAAGAACTATCGAGGCCTTCTTAAcattcatcaaagaaaacgGTACACATGGTGTTGACGGTGTAAGCCTCTACGAAGAGTATGTTATTgctcttgaaaagaagaagcaggaAGAGGAAGCAGCTGACGAAGCTGACGACGAAGATGAACTAGATCAAGATGAATTGTAG
- the FPR2 gene encoding peptidylprolyl isomerase family protein FPR2, with the protein MKLFLQSIILCFCALIAVAEKLTQLEVGVTKEPAECPIKASKGDVVSVHYTGRLRDSGEVFDSSYSRGVPIQFQLGYGQVISGWDQGILGMCVGEGRKLQIPSELGYGSRGAGNVIPPNADLVFETELVDIKRENSNDEL; encoded by the coding sequence ATGAAGTTGTTTCTACAATCAATTATTCTCTGTTTCTGCGCTTTAATTGCAGTAGCTGAGAAGCTAACTCAATTAGAAGTAGGTGTCACTAAGGAGCCTGCCGAATGCCCAATAAAAGCTTCAAAAGGTGATGTTGTGTCTGTTCACTACACTGGTAGATTGAGAGATTCTGGAGAAGTCTTCGATTCATCCTATAGCAGAGGTGTCCCAATTCAATTCCAATTAGGTTATGGTCAAGTCATCAGTGGCTGGGATCAAGGTATTTTAGGTATGTGTGTAGGTGAAGGTCGTAAGTTGCAGATTCCAAGTGAATTAGGATATGGATCTCGTGGTGCAGGGAATGTTATCCCTCCAAATGCAGACTTAGTTTTTGAAACTGAATTAGTGGATATTAAGAGGGAAAATTCCAATGATGAGTTGTAA
- the MGR1 gene encoding Mgr1p codes for MALYTKGKSSEESERSVKDPKFYTRPSLGLKLWGPLVPSSDNTTGLWSLVAIQTGLSIFLMQRFRKLGKKWVKRDIADFPSLNRFSTTHGDMYMTRHIPVQFGGTHSFNIRVGTRTGFWYSDKFRSMRRLVYLLSGTLILSQSMLEVSRLTLLKYDPWVEEAKSVREKQFFNDIVRFYHEGVDSTKFKAKDELSGQTISLNLPEVKQTIAVARAQAQAENLVTKWFGPLDYKPQSFTEFLDKLEYYLNMTDFLNNLRRQKKLDEVDKELEKLSLENKRNRQRIHNIATHAPARAMKTNNNAQGVMGIRRVLLHHDTESSNDISLSEIWAIYNPWTNLALDTALSIKFFPSVIFNEDYLEHQKRTNDSEQVDSMEQKNNTTDGKDLE; via the coding sequence ATGGCTCTTTATACTAAGGGAAAGTCTTCAGAAGAGTCTGAACGAAGTGTGAAAGACCCAAAGTTTTACACAAGACCGAGTTTGGGATTGAAATTATGGGGACCATTAGTGCCAAGTTCGGACAATACTACAGGGCTATGGTCTTTGGTTGCCATTCAAACGGGTCTCAGTATATTTTTAATGCAGAGATTTAGAAAACTTGGTAAGAAATGGGTCAAGCGCGATATAGCGGATTTCCCCAGTTTGAATAGGTTTAGTACAACGCACGGTGATATGTATATGACCAGGCACATACCTGTACAGTTTGGAGGTACTCATTCATTTAACATTCGGGTAGGAACGCGCACTGGATTCTGGTATTCCGATAAATTCAGAAGTATGAGACGTCTTGTGTACCTGCTATCTGGTACATTAATACTTTCTCAATCTATGTTAGAAGTTTCAAGACTCACTCTCTTGAAGTATGACCCTTGGGTAGAAGAGGCAAAATCCGTGAGAGAGAAACAGTTTTTCAACGATATTGTGAGGTTTTATCACGAAGGTGTGGACTCGACGAAGTTCAAGGCAAAAGATGAACTCTCTGGTCAGACCATATCATTGAATTTACCGGAAGTGAAGCAAACTATTGCTGTTGCAAGAGCGCAAGCTCAAGCAGAAAACTTGGTTACAAAATGGTTCGGCCCGTTGGATTATAAGCCTCAATCATTTACTGAATTTCTAGACAAGCTAGAATATTATCTAAACATGACAGACTTTCTTAATAATTTAAGACGTCAGAAAAAACTGGATGAAGTGGATAAAGAGTTGGAGAAGTTATCacttgaaaacaaaagaaatagaCAACGAATTCATAATATAGCAACACATGCCCCTGCAAGGGCCATGAAAACGAATAATAATGCACAAGGAGTGATGGGAATAAGAAGGGTTCTTTTGCATCACGATACGGAATCCTCTAACGATATATCTCTATCAGAAATATGGGCAATTTACAATCCATGGACAAATTTAGCATTAGACACTGCATTAAGCATAAAGTTCTTTCCCTCAgttattttcaatgaagacTACCTAGAACATCAGAAGAGAACCAATGACTCTGAACAGGTTGACTCGatggaacaaaagaataacaCCACTGATGGAAAAGATTTAGAATAA
- the SPS1 gene encoding putative serine/threonine protein kinase SPS1: MLSLKDFQLLQCVGKGNFGDVYLAHYLGSNNIDSFENGTDPIIPKNVPLAIKCINLEHSNEPIDLLLKEIYFLSTLNCPYITHYYGTFTGDCNLYIVMEYCSNGSLLNMLRYFSRLSEQTTCFIISQVCIALDYLHEKRLIHRDLKAANILLNDVGEVRLADLGVTGQLKFNSTRNGGKNLNTFVGTPFWMAPEIIKNQSYDGKCDIWSLGITTIELLNGKPPMSHLDSMKALMRVTKLNADNILRSMDISPLAKDFIRSCLQQDPNQRPTCKQLLQHKWLKRCQVTSISEEITVMKTNQMISKDKQKPCKPRFPLSDKVYKTNLPDQLQSWRFESTSDSKNDKEDDNDMREIPHLYNENDNQKNGNGGISPLAKQQLRTPTTLTPTSALSPSSMAISPKTNLSTPATETENYGSDNLSPEKDKDELMADGQNIDYWKHVLLYSLKKVKQRAINEPTKETIRSLTRYMEDLERNFPGISEALVQEISTRVRKITVV; the protein is encoded by the coding sequence atgctttcATTAAAGGACTTCCAGTTACTCCAATGCGTAGGAAAAGGTAATTTTGGAGATGTTTATTTGGCCCATTACTTAGGTAGCAATAATATTGATAGCTTCGAAAATGGAACAGATCCAATCATCCCAAAAAATGTTCCTCTAGCTATAAAATGTATCAATTTGGAACATTCCAATGAGCCTATTGATCTATTgttaaaagaaatataCTTTCTATCAACCTTAAACTGTCCATATATCACTCATTATTATGGAACATTTACTGGAGATTGCAACCTCTATATCGTTATGGAATATTGCAGTAATGGATCCTTGTTGAATATGCTAAGATACTTCTCTCGATTGAGTGAACAGACAACCTGCTTTATCATTTCCCAAGTTTGCATTGCATTGGACTATTTGCACGAGAAGAGATTGATTCACAGAGACCTCAAGGCTGCCAACATTTTGTTAAATGATGTAGGCGAAGTTCGTTTGGCCGATTTGGGTGTGACGGGCCAACTAAAATTTAATTCTACAAGAAATGGTGGGAAGAATTTGAATACTTTTGTTGGAACTCCGTTTTGGATGGCTCCAGAAATCATCAAAAACCAAAGTTATGATGGTAAATGTGACATATGGTCTCTTGGTATCACCACAATTGAGTTGCTTAATGGTAAGCCTCCGATGTCACATTTAGACTCAATGAAAGCTTTAATGAGAGTAACAAAATTAAACGCGGATAATATACTTCGTAGCATGGACATATCTCCTTTAGCGAAAGATTTTATACGGTCATGTTTGCAACAAGACCCAAATCAAAGACCTACTTGCAAACAACTTTTACAACATAAGTGGTTGAAAAGGTGTCAAGTGACCAGTATATCGGAGGAGATAACTGTAATGAAAACCAACCAAATGATTTCCAAGGACAAACAGAAGCCATGTAAACCAAGGTTCCCATTATCGGATAAGGTTTACAAAACAAACCTACCAGATCAATTACAAAGTTGGAGATTTGAGAGTACTTCAGACTCGAAAAATGACAAGGAGGATGACAATGATATGAGAGAAATTCCACATCTATATAACGAAAATGacaatcaaaaaaatggaaatggagGAATATCACCATTAGCCAAACAACAACTGAGAACTCCGACTACCTTAACACCAACTTCTGCATTATCACCTTCTTCTATGGCTATTTCGCCGAAGACAAATCTATCAACACCCGCAACAGAAACTGAAAACTATGGATCAGATAACTTGTCTCCAGAAAAGGATAAAGATGAATTAATGGCGGACGGTCAAAACATTGATTATTGGAAGCATGTACTTCTTTATTCACTAAAGAAAGTGAAACAAAGGGCAATTAACGAGCCTACAAAGGAAACAATAAGGTCTTTAACAAGATACATGGAAGATCTAGAAAGAAATTTCCCAGGAATCTCAGAAGCTCTAGTCCAAGAGATTTCTACGAGAGTAAGAAAAATAACTGTGGTTTGA
- the EMC1 gene encoding Emc1p has protein sequence MIGALFLFWVFFTHLASAVFDDEAFQVDWHIDNLGEISCIEKVNNTFVVVGKTNSNSLIISLLNSTSGKALERFTFEDYSEVAKLQDEELFFPFSQTVGSKGSLRDVLGSDASGISCQKPDISSVQFQEGTLRIADVIYDLPDNFYQLEYLNVDPESSTVEILVATTDKHYQFSKFENGEVIIQWERDESLSDVVAYAVYNEVNHGLDLIKDEIDHEQELDLLEAYKFRVATNWERLKAYLILKRFNVGRMLSDLVKEKDAAAQFDLDVQFGLTKQLVVASRSGTITSLDMRSGERLWSIDSGIENIRALHFVKENDLIVVSDLKIYSIDLTDHKYPIRTEKEAPTGYYFESSYESPLIKLVNESDRSFTIVRELSPLVSDSSLVHFEEKKISAFLLKDGDKKPTWERSLKSNEYIAGHSIREDGASASLGVILGNRTVLYKYLNPNVAAYLVANEIDKSIYLDVIDTITGQSLYSTRHNEKVDLNSPINIVVGEHWCVYSYFSLEPIPEQKIAVVEFYESSTPDVRLSTPGKSVDSLTGFFKPAAITKSYFYPQVINSLALSKTKFGITTRSLLLQLDDGSVTYLPRFVINARRKKAEEMQDKDSEEFMAMPYEPTILIDDHFIVSHVRQIIPAKNAKLLSVATNLESTSMICSIGIDIFCTRISPSSQFDKLAPTFEKSKVLITIAVLLVMCFILRPMVDHRKVKTKWMVKNLDITTI, from the coding sequence ATGATTGGAGCgctgtttctgttttggGTGTTTTTCACCCATCTGGCTTCCGCTGTTTTTGACGATGAGGCGTTTCAAGTGGACTGGCATATTGATAACCTTGGTGAAATAAGCTGCATTGAGAAGGTAAACAACACTTTTGTAGTAGTTGGCAAAACCAATTCCAACTCATTAATTATTTCATTACTTAATAGTACATCAGGGAAGGCTTTAGAGAGATTCACATTCGAAGATTATTCTGAAGTAGCCAAGTTACAGGATGAAGAGTTATTCTTCCCTTTTAGCCAGACAGTAGGCAGCAAAGGTTCTTTGAGGGACGTACTTGGCTCAGATGCTAGTGGGATTTCCTGCCAGAAACCTGATATTTCTTCGGTTCAGTTTCAAGAAGGGACTTTGAGAATTGCAGATGTTATTTATGATCTTCCAGATAACTTTTACCAATTAGAGTACCTAAACGTGGACCCAGAATCTTCCACAGTTGAAATACTGGTGGCTACAACAGATAAGCATTACcagttttccaaatttgAAAACGGTGAGGTGATTATACAATGGGAAAGAGATGAGAGTCTGTCTGATGTTGTTGCTTATGCTGTATATAATGAGGTGAATCACGGTCTAGACCTTATCAAAGACGAAATAGATCATGAACAAGAATTAGACTTACTTGAAGCCTACAAGTTTCGAGTTGCTACTAACTGGGAAAGGTTAAAGGCTTACCTTATTCTTAAAAGATTCAATGTAGGAAGGATGCTCTCTGATCttgttaaagaaaaggatgCTGCGGCCCAGTTTGATTTGGATGTGCAATTTGGACTCACTAAACAATTGGTAGTGGCATCCAGATCAGGTACAATTACATCTCTTGATATGCGTTCCGGTGAAAGACTTTGGAGTATTGATTCCGGTATTGAGAACATTCGTGCTTTACATTTCGTAAAAGAGAACGATTTAATTGTTGTTTCCGACTTAAAAATATATTCTATTGACTTAACTGATCACAAATATCCAATCCGTACTGAAAAGGAAGCTCCAACGGGCTATTACTTCGAAAGCAGCTATGAAAGTCCATTGATTAAACTTGTCAATGAGTCAGATCGTAGCTTTACCATAGTACGTGAACTTTCTCCATTAGTGTCAGATTCAAGCCTGGTTCActtcgaagaaaaaaaaattagtgCATTTTTATTGAAGGATGGTGACAAAAAACCAACATGGGAGCGCTCATTGAAATCAAATGAATATATTGCCGGTCATTCTATAAGGGAAGATGGTGCATCTGCAAGCTTGGGTGTAATTTTGGGAAACAGAACTGTTCTTtataaatatttgaatCCTAATGTTGCGGCCTACTTGGTGGCTAATGAAATAGACAAGTCCATTTACCTCGATGTAATTGACACTATTACGGGTCAATCTCTATATTCCACTCGCCATAATGAAAAGGTGGATCTAAATTCCCCGATtaatattgttgttggagAACATTGGTGCGTATACAGTTACTTTAGTTTGGAACCCATCCCTGAACAGAAAATTGCAGTCGTTGAGTTTTATGAATCAAGTACCCCAGATGTTAGATTGTCTACTCCAGGTAAATCTGTTGATTCTTTGACtggtttcttcaaaccGGCCGCTATAACCAAATCATACTTCTATCCTCAAGTTATCAATTCTCTTGCTCTTTCTAAAACTAAGTTCGGAATTACGACGAGATCATTGTTGCTACAATTAGATGACGGGTCCGTAACTTACCTACCAAGATTTGTCATTAACGCTAGAAGGAAAAAGGCCGAAGAAATGCAAGATAAGGATTCGGAAGAGTTTATGGCTATGCCCTATGAACCTACAATTCTAATAGATGATCACTTTATAGTAAGCCACGTCAGACAGATAATTCCTGCTAAAAATGCAAAACTGCTCTCCGTCGCCACCAATCTGGAATCCACGAGCATGATATGTTCAATTGGCATCGATATTTTCTGTACGAGAATATCTCCATCTTCCCAATTCGACAAATTAGCACCaacttttgaaaagagcAAGGTTCTAATCACCATAGCGGTGTTACTTGTTATGTGCTTTATTCTCAGACCTATGGTTGATCATCGTAAAGTCAAAACAAAATGGATGGTGAAAAACCTTGATATTACAACCATCTAA
- the URC2 gene encoding Urc2p, whose amino-acid sequence MVEEDRKLKKSTRPRKKRKIYSCESCRKFKTRCDFEPSEGKCYRCRMLNLECSLTNDPELTTKFPQVAINNSAKPRIDDLEARVDDMDKKLDIILSKLGEVTSLLNMNTTTTRENTVDHSLTVGFSNATNSLKLQEPPLNLIRDIDSRLFPVKNGNSKSASIEKAKRPYVVARLAFWDYFKQHEELCLELSHQFLIKSHFWIIPGGLKEIDKEYVQQHCFITSVFTIIAMGFDENDKYEKEQEALYPLVEHLLTNTLTMFEKLTDHDIEALLYCCMYRFTRKSKRYRQLSFNPLVLCNFAINSFLNIADFHKLKERVILEETYDSTDLFHLRILNSLTACKLQLSIGFSIFTYQDPFIKELNNLIAKFPQANFRDDIKLSEINLSDVVNAIFLNFKDYFRNFSTVFKQGGNRDRNDESLLVFPELDYWLKNWEELLSKDNGGILWFSYDFFYIMICRSFITEFYQPTLASNVEFLEAVLTTMKHYCISLLNGFLKLPSSLIKGAPIITTNQVVYACLTLCDYLHKFSSTERQQTLNLCTKIYWHLNAIGEKRNEATENVAVIIKSLIDTSKQKLNSSYKQSKEVQTTPAFLRMDQSPTESVSHNNFSIPDVNRFNTFEDFFQDFFDNLQPTAQHMFSTRRSSTTSK is encoded by the coding sequence ATGGTGGAGGAGGACAGGAAGCTCAAAAAGAGCACTAGACCGcggaagaaaagaaagatatataGTTGTGAATCATGCCGGAAATTCAAAACGAGATGTGATTTTGAACCATCAGAAGGAAAGTGTTATCGATGCAGGATGTTAAATTTAGAATGTTCCTTGACGAATGACCCAGAGTTAACTACAAAATTTCCACAGGTCGCGATTAATAACTCAGCAAAACCAAGAATAGATGATCTTGAAGCTCGGGTGGACGACATGGACAAAAAACTCGATATTATTTTGTCTAAATTAGGAGAGGTGACGTCTCTATTAAATATGAATACGACCACTACTCGAGAAAATACAGTAGATCATTCTCTAACTGTTGGATTCTCAAATGCGACAAATAGTTTGAAACTTCAGGAACCACCCTTGAATCTAATACGGGATATTGATAGTAGGTTGTTTCCCGTAAAAAACGGCAATTCCAAATCAGCTAGTATAGAAAAGGCAAAGAGACCATATGTTGTAGCTAGATTGGCATTCTGGGACTACTTTAAACAGCACGAAGAGCTTTGCTTAGAACTTTCGCACCAATTTTTGATAAAATCTCATTTTTGGATTATTCCTGGtggtttgaaagaaatcgaTAAAGAGTATGTTCAGCAGCACTGTTTTATTACAAGCGTATTCACCATTATTGCAATGGGTTTTGATGAGAATGATAAGTACGAAAAGGAGCAAGAGGCACTATACCCACTAGTGGAGCACTTATTGACAAATACTTTGACTATGTTTGAAAAACTTACTGATCACGATATCGAAGCACTCTTATACTGCTGTATGTATAGGTTCACAAgaaaatccaaaagataCCGTCAATTAAGCTTCAATCCGCTTGTCTTATGCAATTTTGCTATAAACAgctttttgaatattgcTGACTTCCACAAATTAAAAGAGCGCGTAATTCTAGAAGAGACATATGACAGTACAGACCTGTTCCATTTACGAATTTTGAACTCGTTGACTGCTTGCAAACTACAACTGTCTATTGGATTTAGTATTTTTACTTATCAAGATCCTTTTATAAAGGAATTGAATAATTTGATAGCGAAGTTTCCCCAAGCAAATTTCAGAGATGATATAAAGCTAAGTGAGATAAACCTTAGCGATGTGGTGAATGCAATTTTTTTGAACTTCAAAGATTATTTCCGCAATTTTTCGACCGTTTTCAAACAAGGTGGAAACAGGGATAGGAATGATGAATCACTCTTAGTTTTCCCCGAACTTGATTATTGGTTGAAAAACTGGGAAGAACTTTTGTCCAAAGACAATGGTGGTATTCTCTGGTTCTCTTACGATTTCTTTTATATAATGATCTGCCGTTCATTCATTACTGAGTTTTATCAACCAACTTTAGCTAGTAACGTGGAATTTCTAGAAGCAGTTTTAACAACCATGAAACATTATTGCATATCGTTATTGAATGGGTTTTTGAAGTTACCGTCATCATTGATCAAAGGCGCACCGATAATAACGACAAATCAAGTGGTTTACGCTTGCCTAACTTTGTGCGACTACCTACATAAGTTCAGCTCCACGGAAAGACAGCAAACTTTGAATTTATGCACAAAAATTTACTGGCATTTAAATGCAATTGGAGAGAAACGGAATGAAGCAACTGAAAATGTGGCAGTGATCATCAAATCTCTTATAGACACAAGCAAACAGAAGCTAAACTCGTCATATAAACAGTCAAAGGAAGTACAAACAACGCCTGCGTTTTTGAGGATGGATCAATCACCTACGGAATCAGTTTCTCATAACAACTTCAGCATACCCGATGTTAACCGGTTTAACACATTTGAAGACTTTTTCCAGGACTTTTTTGACAACTTGCAACCAACTGCTCAACATATGTTCTCTACTAGAAGGTCTTCAACGACATCCAAATga
- the SPS2 gene encoding Sps2p — MLVAALANALDIEVSGYDQEVVLSGQDNSKNNSNSPLCKKDQHTIENQNDLYLLTNECSNIEGSISFQNYVESHIDLGDLKSIKGNFVLEENNMVNSIQGGSLEKIGGTFKLFDLTSLSAVSFPQLRDLNVVHWRIVPILSSVTMDSRLQSIKSLIISDSSLTTLRGFDNIIKLETFNVNNNRYLESISTKIKYISKQLSVSANAEDLDLDMSDLIWANNVTVRDANEINLGSLQYVNQSLEFIENKVEELELSELKTVGGTLGIIDNKKLSKTNFNNVSQISGGLMIANNDALTKIDFFSNLKLIGGAIQFKGNIKDTDFPNLRLVKGSAVIQSSSDELDCSKWVTPNSGSSIIRGGKIECEAKGKKSSASVRQDGTVLDSVTEEKAEVKDKETNGSTTMGINFALLVVAIIGTIRMIS, encoded by the coding sequence ATGCTAGTTGCAGCACTAGCAAATGCACTAGATATCGAGGTTTCTGGATACGACCAAGAAGTTGTGTTGAGTGGTCAGGATAATTCTAAAAACAATTCAAATAGCCCACTTTGtaaaaaagatcaacacACCAtagaaaaccaaaatgaTTTGTACCTGCTTACAAACGAATGTTCTAATATCGAAGGCTCTAtctctttccaaaattATGTCGAATCACATATCGACTTGGGCGACCTAAAGAGCATCAAAGGCAACTTTGTCTTAGAAGAGAACAACATGGTAAATTCGATCCAAGGTGGTTCGTTAGAAAAAATCGGAGGAACATTCAAGCTTTTTGATTTGACGTCATTGAGTGCTGTTAGCTTCCCACAATTACGTGATCTAAATGTTGTTCACTGGAGAATTGTTCCTATATTAAGCTCTGTTACTATGGACAGTAGACTTCAATCAATTAAGTCGTTAATCATTTCTGACTCTTCATTGACAACTTTAAGAGGGTTTGACAACATTATCAAGTTAGAAACTTTCAAcgtcaacaacaatagGTACTTGGAGTCTATTTCGACCAAAATAAAGTATATCTCCAAACAATTGAGTGTTTCTGCAAATGCTGAAGACCTCGACCTTGATATGTCTGATTTAATCTGGGCAAATAATGTTACAGTGAGAGATGCCAATGAGATCAACTTGGGATCTCTTCAGTATGTTAACCAATCTTTAGaatttattgaaaacaaggttgaagaattggagTTATCTGAACTAAAAACCGTAGGAGGTACTCTTGGAATTATTGACAACAAAAAGCTCAGCAAAACGAATTTTAACAATGTTTCTCAAATATCAGGTGGTTTAATGATTGCCAATAATGATGCATTGACAAAGATTGACTTTTTCTcgaatttgaaattgatcGGAGGTGCTATTCAATTCAAGGGTAACATCAAGGATACTGATTTCCCTAACTTGAGATTGGTGAAAGGTTCCGCCGTTATCCAAAGTTCTTCTGATGAACTAGATTGCTCTAAGTGGGTAACTCCAAACAGTGGATCATCGATAATTCGTGGTGGTAAAATTGAATGTGAAGCTAAGGGCAAAAAGAGTAGCGCCAGTGTCAGACAAGATGGAACCGTCTTAGATAGCGTTACCGAGGAAAAGGCAGAAGTCAAGGACAAGGAAACCAACGGTTCGACAACCATGGGAATCAATTTCGCACTATTAGTAGTGGCTATTATTGGTACCATCCGTATGATTTCCTAG